One window of Nostoc sp. C052 genomic DNA carries:
- a CDS encoding aliphatic sulfonate ABC transporter substrate-binding protein: MLNRLVNQFLAWINQRSSLKFTKQPGIQAFALLFVIGLGLSIAIASCTPNNAANSVTAPKQEPQKSQLTVLKMGHQKGVALLNILKAQGTLEKRLKPQGISVTWNEFSSTAPLLDGMGVGAIVFGAGGGTGSVFAQAGDKPFVRVAASLSSGTKGSPILVKENSPIKTVADLKGKKVAFAKGSGQHYIIVRALEKAGLTYNDIKPVFLTPAEALPAFERGDIDAWLIWDPYTAQAEQKIRTRSIADNGTIFGDKAAIESPGFYYASQDFVRDHPDLLKIILQEVEKAAEWSNKNTNDSAKLLSKVYKIDLATMQTVEERAGTREVVPVNDESLSGLQRMADAFYKLKVIPKKIDVKDKNFNWIPDQKW; this comes from the coding sequence ATGTTAAATCGACTTGTGAATCAGTTTTTAGCTTGGATAAATCAAAGAAGCTCATTAAAGTTTACGAAACAACCTGGTATACAAGCTTTTGCTCTACTATTTGTAATTGGTTTAGGCTTGAGTATTGCGATCGCATCTTGCACCCCGAATAATGCCGCTAACTCTGTAACTGCGCCGAAACAAGAACCCCAAAAAAGTCAGCTAACAGTCCTGAAAATGGGGCATCAAAAAGGGGTAGCACTGCTAAATATTCTCAAAGCACAAGGAACCTTAGAGAAACGTTTAAAACCTCAGGGTATTTCTGTTACCTGGAATGAATTTTCTTCTACAGCACCCCTACTTGATGGAATGGGTGTAGGTGCAATAGTCTTTGGTGCTGGTGGTGGTACAGGAAGCGTTTTTGCTCAAGCAGGCGATAAACCATTTGTGCGCGTAGCTGCATCACTCAGTAGTGGTACAAAGGGTTCACCAATTTTAGTCAAGGAAAATTCACCCATCAAAACTGTTGCCGATCTCAAAGGTAAAAAAGTTGCTTTTGCTAAAGGCTCTGGTCAGCATTACATCATAGTACGGGCTTTAGAAAAAGCAGGTTTAACATATAACGACATTAAACCTGTTTTTCTCACACCAGCAGAAGCTTTACCTGCATTTGAACGTGGTGATATCGATGCATGGTTAATTTGGGACCCATATACCGCTCAAGCCGAGCAAAAAATTCGCACTCGTTCAATTGCAGACAATGGCACTATCTTTGGTGACAAAGCTGCAATCGAAAGTCCAGGTTTTTATTACGCTTCTCAAGATTTTGTACGCGACCATCCAGACCTTTTAAAAATCATTTTGCAAGAGGTGGAAAAGGCGGCTGAGTGGTCTAACAAGAACACTAATGATTCTGCCAAACTGCTTTCTAAGGTGTACAAGATTGATTTGGCAACAATGCAAACTGTTGAAGAACGTGCTGGAACTAGAGAAGTAGTACCTGTGAATGACGAATCACTCTCAGGGTTACAACGTATGGCAGATGCGTTCTATAAGCTAAAAGTTATTCCCAAGAAAATTGATGTCAAAGATAAAAATTTTAACTGGATTCCTGACCAGAAGTGGTAA
- a CDS encoding aliphatic sulfonate ABC transporter substrate-binding protein, producing the protein MLNRLVNQFLVWINQRRLLKLVQQPGMRSLVLLFVIGLGLSFAIASCTPNNAANSASPQKQEPQKSQLTVLKMGHQKGMSLLNIIKAQGALEKRLQPQGISVTWNEFSSTAPLLEGMGVGAIVFGGGGGTGSVFAQAADKQFVRVAASTSSPRSSAILVLENSPIKTLADLKGKKVAFAKGSSSQYMIVRALEKVGLKYTDIQPIFLTPAEALPAFQRGDFDAWVIWDPYTAETERKLRTRLLADNTTVFGDKAIVESPGFYFASPDFVRAHPDILKVILQELEKAGVWAKNNNKDSAKLLSKLYKVDLQTMETVELRGGTRQVLPVDDQVLTGLQNMADTFYQLKVIPKKIDVKDKNFNWIPDQKW; encoded by the coding sequence ATGTTAAATCGACTTGTGAATCAGTTTTTAGTTTGGATAAATCAGAGGAGGTTGTTAAAGCTTGTTCAGCAACCTGGAATGCGATCGCTGGTGCTACTATTTGTAATTGGTTTAGGCTTGAGTTTTGCGATCGCATCCTGCACCCCGAATAATGCGGCTAATTCTGCCAGTCCGCAGAAACAGGAACCACAGAAGAGTCAGCTAACAGTGCTGAAAATGGGGCATCAAAAAGGGATGTCTCTACTAAATATTATCAAAGCCCAAGGAGCGCTAGAGAAACGCTTACAACCTCAAGGAATTTCTGTAACCTGGAATGAATTTTCCTCTACTGCACCTTTACTTGAAGGGATGGGAGTAGGTGCGATCGTTTTCGGTGGTGGTGGTGGTACCGGAAGTGTATTCGCTCAAGCGGCTGATAAACAATTTGTGCGGGTGGCTGCAAGTACAAGTAGCCCCAGGAGTTCAGCGATTCTGGTACTAGAAAATTCACCGATCAAAACTCTTGCTGATCTCAAAGGCAAAAAAGTTGCTTTTGCGAAAGGATCGAGTTCGCAATATATGATTGTCCGTGCTTTGGAAAAGGTAGGTTTGAAATACACCGATATTCAACCTATTTTTCTGACACCCGCAGAAGCTTTACCCGCTTTTCAACGTGGTGATTTTGATGCCTGGGTAATCTGGGACCCTTATACTGCTGAAACTGAGCGCAAGCTGCGGACTCGTCTATTGGCAGATAACACTACAGTATTTGGTGACAAAGCCATTGTAGAAAGCCCAGGTTTCTATTTTGCCTCTCCAGATTTTGTACGCGCTCATCCAGACATTCTCAAAGTCATTTTGCAAGAGCTAGAAAAGGCTGGTGTTTGGGCTAAAAATAACAATAAAGACTCAGCAAAATTGCTTTCTAAACTCTATAAAGTTGATTTGCAGACAATGGAAACTGTAGAGTTACGTGGTGGAACTAGACAGGTATTACCTGTGGATGATCAAGTTTTGACGGGCTTACAAAATATGGCAGATACATTCTACCAATTAAAAGTTATCCCCAAGAAAATTGATGTCAAAGATAAAAATTTCAACTGGATTCCTGACCAAAAATGGTAA
- a CDS encoding MetQ/NlpA family ABC transporter substrate-binding protein — protein MKIPLIKINRRFFLIAVTSFAASTVFTSCSSPNSASNPAPNPAATPAANTVTTATKEKVKIGVTPVPAGEILEFVKKNLAPEVGLDIEIVTFNDFVQNNSALRDGQIDANYFQHVPFMEDYGKHNNIKMVAFNPPIHLNPVGVYSKRHKSLAEVPQNGLVTIPDDASNANRALRVLESAKLIKLKDNLKGVASVKDIVENPKKLTIKEIPGAQAIPSLPDVDLAAITGNWVVQAGMRTDKDALALESARNPIYAVTLTTLQGKENDPRIKKVYQLLRDQKVKDFIKEKYKGAVLAIP, from the coding sequence ATGAAAATTCCTTTGATCAAAATTAACCGCCGCTTCTTTTTAATCGCGGTTACATCATTTGCAGCATCCACAGTATTTACTAGCTGTAGCTCACCCAATTCTGCCTCTAATCCCGCACCAAATCCGGCAGCAACACCAGCAGCTAATACTGTCACTACGGCAACGAAAGAGAAAGTCAAAATTGGAGTTACACCAGTACCCGCAGGAGAAATTTTAGAATTTGTCAAAAAGAATTTAGCACCAGAGGTAGGATTAGATATTGAAATTGTTACTTTCAATGATTTTGTCCAAAATAACTCAGCACTTAGGGATGGACAAATCGATGCTAATTACTTTCAGCACGTCCCCTTTATGGAAGACTATGGCAAGCATAACAATATCAAAATGGTTGCTTTTAATCCTCCAATTCACTTAAATCCAGTCGGAGTTTATTCCAAGCGCCACAAATCTTTAGCTGAAGTCCCGCAAAATGGACTTGTCACTATTCCTGATGATGCTAGCAACGCTAACCGAGCTTTGAGGGTGTTAGAAAGCGCTAAATTAATCAAGCTAAAAGACAATCTTAAAGGAGTAGCAAGTGTCAAAGATATTGTTGAAAATCCCAAAAAACTCACAATCAAAGAAATACCAGGAGCGCAGGCAATTCCCTCACTACCTGATGTGGATTTAGCAGCAATAACAGGTAACTGGGTTGTCCAAGCAGGGATGCGAACTGATAAAGATGCTTTAGCGTTGGAATCTGCTCGAAACCCAATTTATGCAGTTACTCTGACTACGTTACAAGGAAAAGAAAACGACCCCAGAATTAAAAAAGTCTATCAATTGCTCCGAGATCAAAAAGTTAAGGATTTTATTAAAGAAAAGTACAAAGGTGCTGTGCTGGCAATTCCCTAA
- a CDS encoding MetQ/NlpA family ABC transporter substrate-binding protein, with translation MKNTLIKINRRFFVITAISFTASTLFASCSSPNSPSNTAVNTSAKTTANTVATTQEEKIKVGVSPVPAGEILEFVKKNLAPAAGLNIEIVTFSDSVQDNFALRDKQIDANYFQHLPFMEDFGKQHNIKMVALNPPIHLNPVGIYSKRHKSLAEVPKNGLVIIPGDINNAHRALKVLEEAKLIKLKNNPGVLVSIKDIVENPKNLQIKEVISGQLLPSLPDVDLGVMTGATVLAGGMRTDKDALALESAKNPLYAVTLTTLQGQENDPKIQKLYKLLRDQKVKDFIKEKYQGAVIPIP, from the coding sequence ATGAAAAATACTTTAATCAAAATTAACCGCCGCTTCTTTGTAATAACTGCTATATCATTTACAGCATCCACATTATTTGCTAGCTGTAGTTCACCCAATTCTCCCTCTAATACCGCAGTCAATACATCAGCAAAAACAACTGCTAATACAGTTGCAACTACACAAGAAGAGAAAATAAAAGTTGGAGTTTCACCTGTCCCAGCCGGAGAGATTTTAGAATTTGTCAAAAAGAATTTAGCACCAGCAGCAGGACTAAACATCGAAATCGTCACCTTTAGTGACAGTGTGCAAGACAACTTCGCACTGAGGGATAAACAAATAGATGCTAATTACTTTCAGCACCTACCTTTTATGGAGGACTTTGGGAAGCAACACAATATCAAAATGGTAGCCTTAAACCCTCCAATTCATTTGAATCCAGTTGGCATTTATTCCAAACGGCATAAATCTTTAGCTGAGGTTCCTAAAAATGGGTTAGTGATTATTCCTGGCGATATCAACAATGCTCATCGCGCGTTGAAGGTACTAGAAGAAGCTAAGTTAATCAAGCTGAAAAATAATCCTGGGGTTTTAGTAAGTATTAAAGATATTGTCGAAAATCCCAAAAATTTGCAAATCAAAGAAGTTATATCTGGTCAGCTGTTACCCTCCCTTCCTGATGTCGATTTAGGCGTGATGACAGGTGCAACAGTTCTAGCAGGAGGAATGCGAACAGATAAAGATGCTTTGGCATTGGAATCAGCTAAAAACCCACTCTATGCGGTTACTCTTACTACTTTGCAGGGGCAAGAGAATGACCCCAAAATTCAGAAACTTTACAAATTGCTCCGGGATCAAAAAGTCAAGGATTTTATTAAAGAAAAGTATCAAGGTGCAGTAATTCCTATTCCTTAG
- a CDS encoding methionine ABC transporter ATP-binding protein: MITFTDVRKVYHQGNQEIVALDGVSFEVKPGEIFGVLGQSGAGKSTLIRCVNQLEKPTSGYVTVDGQEITKLSGIRLRQSRQRIGMIFQHFNLLSCRTVAENIAFPLEVIGYSKLKQRAKVEELISLVGLAGKANAYPAQLSGGQKQRVGIARALAGEPKVLLSDEATSALDPQTTRSILELLRDLNKRMGLTILLITHEMGVVKQICDSVAVLNAGKVVEQGRVSDLIAKPESLLAQEVFPRRNGHLARPGAVLATIAFAGEQAKQPIFATLARRFDVDINILSGSVETVGDRRVGQFHIELEGSKITQALKYLHESEFEVEVH, from the coding sequence ATGATTACATTTACTGATGTACGCAAAGTTTATCACCAAGGAAATCAAGAGATCGTAGCACTGGATGGCGTTAGCTTTGAGGTCAAACCAGGTGAGATTTTTGGAGTTTTAGGACAGAGTGGTGCAGGTAAAAGTACCTTAATTCGTTGTGTTAATCAATTAGAAAAGCCTACATCGGGTTACGTCACAGTCGATGGACAGGAAATTACCAAACTCTCCGGTATCAGGTTGCGCCAAAGTCGTCAGCGAATTGGAATGATTTTTCAGCACTTTAACTTACTCAGTTGCAGAACTGTGGCGGAAAATATCGCTTTTCCTTTGGAAGTGATTGGTTACAGCAAACTGAAGCAACGGGCAAAAGTTGAAGAATTAATCTCACTAGTTGGTTTAGCAGGTAAAGCGAATGCTTATCCAGCACAACTTTCGGGCGGTCAAAAGCAACGGGTTGGTATTGCTAGGGCGCTAGCTGGTGAACCAAAAGTATTGCTTTCTGATGAAGCGACTTCAGCACTTGATCCTCAAACGACGCGATCAATTTTGGAACTATTGCGCGATCTCAATAAGCGTATGGGGCTAACAATTCTGCTGATTACCCATGAAATGGGCGTAGTTAAGCAAATCTGCGACAGTGTAGCGGTACTCAATGCTGGCAAGGTTGTAGAACAGGGGCGAGTCAGCGATTTAATCGCCAAGCCAGAATCACTTCTCGCCCAAGAAGTTTTTCCGCGTCGCAATGGACATTTAGCACGTCCTGGCGCAGTGCTAGCAACGATCGCCTTTGCCGGAGAACAAGCCAAACAACCAATCTTCGCCACTTTAGCACGTCGTTTTGATGTTGATATCAATATCCTCAGCGGTAGCGTCGAAACCGTAGGCGATCGCCGCGTTGGTCAATTTCACATCGAACTAGAAGGATCAAAGATTACGCAAGCCTTGAAATATCTACACGAATCAGAGTTTGAGGTAGAAGTGCATTAG
- a CDS encoding LLM class flavin-dependent oxidoreductase: MNAIDTTLLKTRTIAASPVDYPDSPLSQALRQPVLLGLFLPIHHGGWSSSDLPRTTDWSFDYNAKLTQKAEELGFDLVFGYSTWQPKGGQGPTRTEAGLDAFITTASLASITSRILLISTIHVLYGPWHPIHLAKFGATLDHISKGRWGINVVTGHRAYEHELFGWSQIEHDRRYELADEFVSILERLWSETENFSYQSQASWQFKDAYISPRSLYGRPILVNATGSDAGINFAGRHSDIVFITSPGGGDIESALSSLPAHTARVKQSAINNGRQVRTLLNPLIVVRETEREAEEYAQAIIDHADRESIAGRSRFTSDAHAWKGHQKGNLRHGVGSAIGGNVQLIGSPEQITEQLLQLKEAGVDGFQLAFYDFEPDLDFFGKRVLPLLKQAGLRL, from the coding sequence ATGAATGCAATTGATACTACTTTACTTAAAACACGTACCATAGCGGCTAGTCCGGTAGATTATCCCGATAGCCCGTTGTCACAAGCTTTACGACAGCCCGTTTTACTCGGATTATTCTTACCTATTCATCATGGTGGTTGGAGTTCGTCAGACTTACCGCGTACTACTGACTGGTCATTTGACTATAATGCCAAGCTGACCCAAAAGGCTGAGGAACTCGGTTTTGACCTCGTTTTCGGCTATTCTACTTGGCAGCCTAAAGGTGGACAAGGCCCGACACGGACGGAAGCGGGTTTAGATGCCTTCATCACCACTGCATCCCTTGCCAGTATTACCTCACGTATCCTACTAATCTCGACAATTCACGTACTTTACGGGCCGTGGCATCCGATCCATCTTGCCAAATTTGGTGCAACCCTTGACCACATTTCCAAAGGTCGATGGGGTATCAATGTCGTCACCGGACACCGGGCTTATGAGCATGAATTGTTCGGCTGGAGTCAGATCGAACACGATCGCCGCTATGAACTTGCCGATGAATTTGTCTCTATCCTTGAAAGACTCTGGTCTGAAACCGAAAACTTTTCTTATCAGAGTCAGGCTTCTTGGCAGTTTAAGGATGCTTATATTAGCCCGCGATCGCTTTATGGTCGGCCGATTTTGGTTAACGCCACTGGCTCCGATGCAGGTATCAATTTTGCAGGTCGCCACTCTGATATCGTGTTCATCACTAGCCCAGGTGGTGGTGACATCGAAAGCGCCCTATCCTCGCTACCCGCTCACACTGCCCGTGTCAAACAATCTGCGATTAATAATGGCCGACAAGTACGCACTCTCCTAAATCCGCTGATTGTCGTGCGCGAAACCGAACGAGAGGCGGAAGAATATGCTCAAGCAATCATCGACCACGCCGATCGCGAGTCGATCGCTGGACGTTCTCGCTTCACCAGCGATGCACATGCCTGGAAGGGGCATCAAAAGGGCAATCTGCGGCATGGTGTCGGTAGTGCGATCGGCGGTAATGTCCAACTGATCGGTTCCCCTGAGCAGATCACCGAACAACTTCTGCAACTAAAAGAAGCTGGTGTTGATGGCTTCCAACTCGCCTTCTACGATTTTGAACCCGATCTTGATTTCTTCGGCAAGCGCGTTCTCCCACTACTAAAACAGGCAGGATTGCGACTCTGA
- a CDS encoding methionine ABC transporter permease, with translation MQGQELLQSLWLATGETFYMVSISAVVAILLGLPLGLILVMTGPGNLLDFPQVHKVLGAIVNTGRSFPFIILLVVLTPLTRLIVGTSIGSTAALVPLTLAAIPFFGRIAETSILEVDKGLIEAAQAMGCNYWQIVLKVLIPEAFPSLLLGMTILVVSLLNSSAMAGAVGGGGLGNLAIQYGYQRFDVGVMISTIVVLIALVQIVQFLGDLLAQRTRKR, from the coding sequence ATGCAAGGGCAAGAATTGCTGCAAAGTTTATGGCTGGCTACTGGTGAAACCTTTTACATGGTGAGTATATCAGCGGTAGTAGCGATACTTTTAGGTTTGCCTTTGGGCTTAATCTTGGTGATGACAGGGCCAGGGAACCTGCTAGATTTTCCCCAGGTACATAAAGTGTTGGGTGCGATCGTCAATACTGGGCGATCGTTTCCCTTTATTATTTTGCTAGTGGTATTGACACCACTAACGCGATTGATCGTCGGTACTTCCATCGGTAGTACGGCCGCGCTAGTTCCCCTAACCCTCGCCGCCATCCCATTTTTCGGCCGCATCGCTGAAACCAGCATTTTGGAAGTTGATAAAGGACTAATAGAAGCCGCCCAAGCAATGGGTTGTAACTATTGGCAAATCGTTCTTAAAGTATTGATTCCAGAGGCTTTCCCATCCCTGCTGTTGGGTATGACAATTCTGGTTGTGAGTCTACTGAACTCTTCTGCAATGGCTGGGGCCGTTGGTGGTGGCGGCTTAGGTAATTTGGCAATTCAATACGGCTACCAACGATTCGATGTTGGCGTGATGATTTCCACCATTGTGGTTCTGATTGCCCTAGTGCAAATCGTACAGTTTTTAGGCGATTTACTGGCGCAGCGAACAAGAAAACGATAA
- a CDS encoding MetQ/NlpA family ABC transporter substrate-binding protein translates to MNIQHPKINRRFFLTALGSFTASILFASCSQQQAQITSNTAQATAQKEVIQVGVTGIISEDILKFVNTKLAPQEGLEVKVVTFNDWIQPNTALRDKVIDANFFQHRPFMNNAVKELKINLVPLNLVSLSTLGLFSKNLKSVNEVPQNATVTIANDVINNDRGLRLLASNGLIKLKENTKEFVTQRDIAENPKKLRIKEVEGVQVVRAINDVDFIVSSAQTVALAGITPQSMGQETAKDKKYALALVTLQGRENEPKIQKLNKLLNDPQVRDFINKQYQGRIVPVF, encoded by the coding sequence ATGAACATACAACATCCAAAAATTAACCGCCGATTTTTCCTCACAGCTTTAGGCTCGTTTACCGCCTCCATCCTCTTTGCTAGCTGTAGCCAACAACAAGCTCAAATAACTTCAAATACGGCCCAAGCAACGGCACAAAAAGAAGTCATTCAAGTTGGGGTGACGGGAATTATATCTGAAGATATTTTGAAGTTTGTAAACACTAAGCTAGCACCTCAAGAAGGATTAGAAGTAAAAGTTGTTACTTTTAATGACTGGATACAACCAAATACGGCTTTAAGAGACAAAGTAATTGATGCCAATTTTTTCCAACATCGACCTTTCATGAATAATGCAGTCAAGGAACTCAAAATCAATTTAGTCCCATTAAATCTAGTTTCCTTAAGCACACTCGGTCTTTTTTCAAAAAACCTTAAATCTGTGAATGAGGTTCCTCAAAATGCCACTGTCACAATTGCCAATGATGTGATTAATAATGACCGAGGATTGAGGTTACTGGCAAGCAATGGCTTAATAAAACTTAAGGAAAATACCAAAGAATTTGTAACTCAAAGAGACATAGCCGAGAATCCGAAAAAATTGCGAATCAAGGAAGTAGAAGGAGTCCAGGTAGTTCGAGCTATTAATGATGTAGACTTCATTGTTTCTTCGGCTCAAACCGTTGCTCTAGCAGGAATTACACCGCAATCTATGGGACAGGAGACAGCTAAAGATAAAAAATATGCTTTGGCATTAGTTACATTACAGGGTCGAGAAAATGAGCCAAAAATTCAGAAGCTAAATAAGTTACTTAACGATCCACAAGTTAGAGATTTTATTAACAAGCAGTATCAGGGACGAATAGTACCTGTATTTTAA
- a CDS encoding MFS transporter: MSSKEHTALTTDSNSLTQRSTVLTLAIACGLAVANVYYNQPLLADMGRSLNISVQQVGFIPTLTQTGYAVGLLLLVPLGDRMERRWLIVTMLGLLAGILVLEATAPNMAWLSVSSFVLGFCSIVAHLVIPLVAQLTHPSERGKVIGTLLSGMIFSVLLARSVSGIIGEYLGWRAVYGISAGVMLILAFVIQGRIPVSKPSSTLSYQQLMQSLVQLVREQPVLREAALNVALVFAAFNAAWVTLVFLLESPAYNYDSRVAGLFGLVGLIGVFTTPIVGRVADRRGPRMLIGVAVVLSLSAFVILWIAGGTHLIGLILGVLILDLGMHTGYVSNQIRVYNLVPNAESRLNTVYMVTNYTGGALGSFLGTYVWGLWQWNGVCALGLFLLTVAFIAHFSVRKRKSTVV; encoded by the coding sequence ATGAGTTCTAAAGAGCATACTGCTCTAACCACTGATAGCAATTCGCTGACGCAACGGAGTACTGTTTTAACTTTAGCGATCGCTTGTGGTTTAGCAGTGGCCAATGTCTACTATAATCAGCCGCTACTAGCTGATATGGGACGTAGCTTGAATATCTCTGTCCAACAAGTGGGATTTATTCCCACTCTTACCCAAACTGGCTATGCAGTCGGACTACTATTATTAGTCCCTTTGGGCGATCGCATGGAACGCCGCTGGTTAATTGTTACTATGCTAGGTTTGCTGGCTGGTATCTTAGTGCTAGAGGCTACAGCACCTAATATGGCTTGGCTTTCTGTGTCAAGTTTCGTACTTGGCTTCTGTAGTATAGTAGCACATCTAGTTATTCCACTAGTCGCCCAACTAACACACCCTTCAGAGCGGGGTAAAGTTATTGGAACCCTACTCAGTGGTATGATCTTCAGCGTTCTTCTCGCCCGTTCAGTCAGTGGGATAATTGGGGAATATCTGGGTTGGCGAGCCGTATATGGCATCTCAGCAGGTGTAATGCTTATCTTAGCTTTTGTGATCCAAGGTCGGATACCTGTAAGTAAGCCTTCATCTACCCTGTCATACCAGCAACTAATGCAGAGTCTTGTGCAACTAGTTCGTGAGCAGCCTGTATTACGTGAAGCGGCGCTGAATGTTGCACTAGTATTTGCAGCCTTTAATGCTGCGTGGGTGACTCTAGTTTTTCTGCTAGAATCTCCCGCGTATAATTACGACAGTCGAGTTGCAGGTTTATTTGGCTTAGTTGGCTTAATTGGCGTTTTTACCACCCCAATTGTTGGACGAGTAGCAGATAGGCGGGGCCCCAGAATGTTAATTGGAGTAGCTGTTGTACTATCTCTATCAGCTTTTGTCATCCTTTGGATAGCTGGTGGAACTCATTTGATCGGTCTTATATTAGGGGTGCTGATTCTGGACTTAGGAATGCATACTGGTTATGTTTCAAATCAAATCCGCGTCTACAACTTAGTTCCAAATGCTGAGAGCCGTTTGAATACGGTATACATGGTTACAAACTACACTGGCGGCGCACTCGGCTCTTTTCTTGGTACTTATGTCTGGGGATTGTGGCAATGGAACGGCGTTTGCGCCTTGGGATTATTTTTGTTGACAGTGGCGTTTATCGCTCATTTCAGTGTACGTAAGAGAAAATCTACAGTAGTTTAA
- the namA gene encoding NADPH dehydrogenase NamA: MAHLFEPFKIREVTFRNRIAVSPMCQYSSTNGYANDWHFIHLASRAVGGAGIVITEAAAVEPRGRISPQDLGIWSDSHIESLAKTVALIHNFGAVAGIQLAHAGRKASTAKPSKGGKALDESQEGWRPVISSSAIAFSQDSPIPEALSLEGIQEVIDAFAQAAKRSLQAGFKVVEIHAAHGYLLHQFLSPLSNQRQDDYGGSFENRTRLLREVVQAVREVWPQTHPLWVRISATDWVDNGWDIEQSIALSDKLKSLGVDLIDTSSGGTIPGVHIPIKPGYQTEFAERIRREANIHTGAVGLITSPEQADEIIRTEVADIVLLGRELLRNPYWPHLAAKQLGHDKLWPVQYDRAWL, from the coding sequence ATGGCACATCTGTTTGAACCATTCAAAATTCGTGAAGTTACCTTTCGCAACCGCATCGCCGTTTCACCGATGTGTCAATATTCCAGTACAAATGGATATGCTAACGATTGGCACTTTATTCATCTAGCGTCTCGCGCAGTTGGCGGTGCTGGGATAGTGATCACAGAAGCGGCAGCTGTGGAACCACGTGGACGCATTAGCCCGCAAGATTTGGGAATTTGGTCAGATTCACATATAGAAAGTTTAGCCAAAACTGTGGCATTAATTCATAATTTTGGTGCTGTTGCAGGTATTCAACTTGCTCACGCAGGTAGAAAGGCCAGCACTGCCAAACCGAGCAAAGGAGGAAAAGCACTAGATGAATCTCAGGAAGGTTGGCGACCTGTAATTTCGAGTAGTGCGATCGCTTTTAGCCAAGATAGCCCAATTCCAGAAGCCCTTAGCCTTGAGGGAATTCAAGAAGTTATTGACGCCTTTGCCCAAGCAGCTAAACGTTCTCTACAAGCTGGTTTCAAGGTAGTGGAAATCCATGCTGCCCACGGTTATCTACTGCACCAATTTCTCTCACCCCTTTCTAACCAGCGTCAAGATGATTATGGTGGTAGTTTTGAAAACCGGACTCGCCTCCTCAGAGAAGTAGTTCAAGCTGTCCGAGAGGTTTGGCCCCAGACACATCCACTCTGGGTACGCATCTCCGCCACTGATTGGGTAGATAATGGCTGGGACATTGAGCAAAGTATCGCTTTAAGCGACAAACTCAAATCTCTAGGAGTTGATCTCATCGATACTTCCTCAGGAGGTACTATACCAGGCGTTCATATACCAATTAAACCTGGTTATCAGACTGAGTTTGCCGAACGCATCCGCCGCGAAGCTAATATTCATACAGGAGCCGTGGGGTTAATTACATCCCCGGAACAAGCTGACGAAATTATTCGTACAGAAGTAGCTGATATAGTGCTGTTAGGACGTGAACTCCTCCGTAATCCTTACTGGCCACATCTGGCAGCTAAACAGCTAGGACACGATAAACTCTGGCCTGTTCAATACGATCGCGCTTGGCTATAA